In a genomic window of Babylonia areolata isolate BAREFJ2019XMU chromosome 3, ASM4173473v1, whole genome shotgun sequence:
- the LOC143279863 gene encoding very long chain fatty acid elongase 7-like isoform X1: protein MVTWVVTLYRQSQGCSSRAERSSIHKMEIYNQVRVWYDDYVLSQTDVRSRSWFLMGSPAIPFIAVASYLGAVYYGPKVMRDRPAWDLKGILVPYNFALVALSAYMCCEFLFAAVEERYSLLCQDIDFSLRPNALRMLNVCWWYYFSKYIELTDTVCFILRKKNGQITFLHVYHHATMIPFWWMSVAYIPGGQTFFHPLLNTGVHVIMYTYYGLAALGPKMQPYLWWKKYLTSMQLIQFLLIGLHTSYNLFLQPDCPFPKGWEVLALAYAVILIVLFANFYRQAYVHKTRHHIGPEDPKAVQNGKKSE from the exons ATGGTTACATGGGTGGTGACACTTTACAGGCAGAGCCAGGGTTGTTCTTCCCGAGCTGAGAGATCTTCCAT ACACAAGATGGAGATATACAACCAAGTCAGAGTGTGGTACGACGACTATGTTCTCAGTCAGACTG ACGTAAGATCAAGGTCATGGTTCCTAATGGGCAGTCCCGCCATCCCCTTCATCGCCGTGGCGTCGTACCTGGGTGCGGTGTATTATGGGCCCAAAGTGATGCGGGACAGGCCCGCCTGGGATCTCAAGGGCATCTTGGTGCCCTACAACTTCGCTCTGGTGGCCCTGTCTGCCTACATGTGCTGTGAA TTTCTCTTTGCGGCAGTTGAAGAGAGGTACAGTTTGCTGTGTCAGGACATTGACTTTTCCCTCAGACCTAATGCCCTCAGG ATGCTGAATGTGTGCTGGTGGTACTACTTTTCCAAATACATcgaactgacagacaca GTCTGTTTTATCCTGCGGAAGAAGAACGGGCAAATCACCTTTCTCCACGTGTACCACCACGCCACGATGATTCCATTCTGGTGGATGTCCGTGGCCTATATCCCTGGTGGTCAAA CCTTCTTCCACCCGTTATTAAATACGGGTGTCCATGTGATAATGTACACTTATTACGGACTGGCAGCTTTGGGGCCTAAAATGCAACCCTATTTGTGGTGGAAAAAGTACCTCACATCCATGCAGCTA aTTCAGTTCTTGCTGATCGGCCTGCACACCAGCTACAACCTGTTCCTTCAGCCAGACTGCCCTTTCCCAAAGGGCTGGGAAGTCCTGGCTCTGGCCTATGCCGTCATCCTCATCGTGCTCTTTGCCAACTTCTACCGTCAGGCCTACGTCCACAAGACTCGCCATCACATAGGACCTGAGGACCCGAAAGCGGTACAGAACGGGAAGAAGAGCGAGTAA
- the LOC143279863 gene encoding very long chain fatty acid elongase 2-like isoform X2 has translation MVTWVVTLYRQSQGCSSRAERSSIHKMEIYNQVRVWYDDYVLSQTDVRSRSWFLMGSPAIPFIAVASYLGAVYYGPKVMRDRPAWDLKGILVPYNFALVALSAYMCCEFLFAAVEERYSLLCQDIDFSLRPNALRMLNVCWWYYFSKYIELTDTVCFILRKKNGQITFLHVYHHATMIPFWWMSVAYIPGGQNSVLADRPAHQLQPVPSARLPFPKGLGSPGSGLCRHPHRALCQLLPSGLRPQDSPSHRT, from the exons ATGGTTACATGGGTGGTGACACTTTACAGGCAGAGCCAGGGTTGTTCTTCCCGAGCTGAGAGATCTTCCAT ACACAAGATGGAGATATACAACCAAGTCAGAGTGTGGTACGACGACTATGTTCTCAGTCAGACTG ACGTAAGATCAAGGTCATGGTTCCTAATGGGCAGTCCCGCCATCCCCTTCATCGCCGTGGCGTCGTACCTGGGTGCGGTGTATTATGGGCCCAAAGTGATGCGGGACAGGCCCGCCTGGGATCTCAAGGGCATCTTGGTGCCCTACAACTTCGCTCTGGTGGCCCTGTCTGCCTACATGTGCTGTGAA TTTCTCTTTGCGGCAGTTGAAGAGAGGTACAGTTTGCTGTGTCAGGACATTGACTTTTCCCTCAGACCTAATGCCCTCAGG ATGCTGAATGTGTGCTGGTGGTACTACTTTTCCAAATACATcgaactgacagacaca GTCTGTTTTATCCTGCGGAAGAAGAACGGGCAAATCACCTTTCTCCACGTGTACCACCACGCCACGATGATTCCATTCTGGTGGATGTCCGTGGCCTATATCCCTGGTGGTCAAA aTTCAGTTCTTGCTGATCGGCCTGCACACCAGCTACAACCTGTTCCTTCAGCCAGACTGCCCTTTCCCAAAGGGCTGGGAAGTCCTGGCTCTGGCCTATGCCGTCATCCTCATCGTGCTCTTTGCCAACTTCTACCGTCAGGCCTACGTCCACAAGACTCGCCATCACATAGGACCTGA
- the LOC143279863 gene encoding very long chain fatty acid elongase 7-like isoform X3, with product MRDRPAWDLKGILVPYNFALVALSAYMCCEFLFAAVEERYSLLCQDIDFSLRPNALRMLNVCWWYYFSKYIELTDTVCFILRKKNGQITFLHVYHHATMIPFWWMSVAYIPGGQTFFHPLLNTGVHVIMYTYYGLAALGPKMQPYLWWKKYLTSMQLIQFLLIGLHTSYNLFLQPDCPFPKGWEVLALAYAVILIVLFANFYRQAYVHKTRHHIGPEDPKAVQNGKKSE from the exons ATGCGGGACAGGCCCGCCTGGGATCTCAAGGGCATCTTGGTGCCCTACAACTTCGCTCTGGTGGCCCTGTCTGCCTACATGTGCTGTGAA TTTCTCTTTGCGGCAGTTGAAGAGAGGTACAGTTTGCTGTGTCAGGACATTGACTTTTCCCTCAGACCTAATGCCCTCAGG ATGCTGAATGTGTGCTGGTGGTACTACTTTTCCAAATACATcgaactgacagacaca GTCTGTTTTATCCTGCGGAAGAAGAACGGGCAAATCACCTTTCTCCACGTGTACCACCACGCCACGATGATTCCATTCTGGTGGATGTCCGTGGCCTATATCCCTGGTGGTCAAA CCTTCTTCCACCCGTTATTAAATACGGGTGTCCATGTGATAATGTACACTTATTACGGACTGGCAGCTTTGGGGCCTAAAATGCAACCCTATTTGTGGTGGAAAAAGTACCTCACATCCATGCAGCTA aTTCAGTTCTTGCTGATCGGCCTGCACACCAGCTACAACCTGTTCCTTCAGCCAGACTGCCCTTTCCCAAAGGGCTGGGAAGTCCTGGCTCTGGCCTATGCCGTCATCCTCATCGTGCTCTTTGCCAACTTCTACCGTCAGGCCTACGTCCACAAGACTCGCCATCACATAGGACCTGAGGACCCGAAAGCGGTACAGAACGGGAAGAAGAGCGAGTAA
- the LOC143280513 gene encoding uncharacterized protein LOC143280513: protein MPCETSSALSEEKVMTLLVNKKWQEVKDAMVGNPNRHTKLSKESQNVVLEEALRNEKLDFITDIVAGGYEFEPDTLDKVLDFAIQTKNLHLMDKTVLTGTKYTFDPDLLVSVMKFFVSEDQWLTKAHQVLLKLPDNTNVVDLDRNVCFPLSNRPTNEPVLVMNILNALRTRFQPAD, encoded by the coding sequence ATGCCTTGTGAGACTTCGAGTGCCTTGTCCGAGGAGAAGGTGATGACATTGCTCGTGAACAAAAAATGGCAGGAGGTGAAGGATGCGATGGTGGGGAATCCCAATCGCCACACCAAACTGAGTAAAGAGAGCCAGAATGTGGTGCTGGAAGAGGCACTGCGCAACGAAAAGTTGGACTTCATCACCGACATTGTTGCTGGAGGGTACGAGTTCGAGCCCGACACACTGGACAAGGTGTTGGACTTCGCCATACAAACGAAAAACCTCCACCTGATGGATAAGACTGTCTTGACCGGGACGAAGTACACGTTTGATCCAGACTTGCTGGTCAGCGTGATGAAGTTCTTCGTGAGTGAAGACCAATGGTTGACCAAGGCACACCAGGTGCTCTTGAAGCTTCCTGACAACACGAACGTCGTTGACTTGGACAGAAACGTGTGCTTCCCTCTGTCCAACCGTCCTACCAACGAGCCCGTGCTGGTGATGAACATACTGAACGCGTTGAGGACTCGTTTCCAGCCCGCCGACTAA